The segment GGATATCGCGGACCACGGCGGGCACGCTCTCCAGTCCCGCGATCTGGGCGGCGCGCCAGCGGCGCTCGCCGGCAATCAGCTCGAAGCCACCCTCGACCCGCCGGACGACGACCGGCTGGACAATGCCCTGGGCGCGGATCGATTCGGCCAGCTCCGCGAGCGCGGGCTCGGACATATGCACGCGCGGCTGATACTGACCGCGGCGGATCTGGTCGATCGGCAGCTGCGCCAGGGAGTCGCTCTCGTCGCCGCCGCTTTGTGCCCCCGACAGGAGGGCATCGAGCCCGCGGCCCAGTCCACGTTTTGCCATCGTTTCAGTCCTGCTCGTCTAGGGAAACACTGATTAATGCACGCGCTCGCGCTCGAGTCGCTTTTGCGTGCGAACAAGGCGCGGTGACTGCCGTGCAGCATTCTGCACAAGGGAACCGCAACGCCGTGCGCGCGCAAAAGCGGCCGAGCCCCTTCGGGGTTGGCACCCCAGGTTCCCCGATTCTGCGTTGCGCCGCTTGCGGGTAGAACCACTACCCGCTGCACGACGCGCCTTGTCTCGGAAAACCTGGGGTGCCAACGCGAGCGTGTGCATTAATCAGTGTTTCCCTGGGCGCGATCAGCGGCGCAGCATCTCGCCGGCCAGCGCGAGGTAGGCCACCGCCCCGCGTGAGGAGGCATCATACAACAAGGCCGGTTGACCAAAGCTGGGGGCCTCGGCCAGACGGATGTTGCGCGGGATCACAGTCCGGAACACGCGTTCGCCGAAATGCCCGGTGAGCTGGTCGGAGACGTCGCCGGACAGGCGGTTGCGCGGATCGAACATGGTGCGCAGCAGCCCGGCGATGCGCAGCTGCGGGTTCGGGCCCTTCTGGATACTCTCGATTGTGCGCATCAGCGCGGTCAGGCCCTCGAGTGCGTAGTACTCGCACTGCATCGGGATTACCACCCCGTCGGCGGCCACCAGCCCGTTGACCGTCAACAGGTTCAGCGAGGGCGGGCAGTCGATCAGGATGTGATCGTAGTCGCCGGCCACCGGGGCAAGGGCGTCGCGCAGCCGATATTCGCGTCGCTCCTGATCCATCAGGCGCACCTCGGCCACGGTCAGGTCCCCGTTCGCCGGCACCAGATCGAAACCGCCCTCCACGCGGTGGGCGGCCTCCGGTACCGTCGCCTGGCCCAGCAGCACCTCGCAGGAGGTCGGGTCGTCGGCGTGCTTGTCGACGCCCGAACCGGTGGTGGCATTACCCTGCGGATCGAGGTCCACGACCAGCACGCGCTTGCCCAGCCGGGCGAGCGAGGCGGCGAGATTCACGCAGGTCGTGGTCTTGCCCACCCCGCCCTTCTGATTGGTGATGGCCAGCGTATCGGTCACGTCTCGGCTCTCTCGATAATGGCGATGTGCCGCTCGGCAGTCTCGCCGGGAATGGTAACCGGGTCCACGCTCCGGTACGACCACGGGGCCGGTAGCGGCGCGTCCGCCACCGAGCGCTGCCCGAGCATGGCCAGCACCCGCCCGCCCGTGGCCACCTGCGGTGCGACGCGCGCGACCATGTCCGCCGGGGCCTTGAAGGCCCGCGCCAGCACCGTGGTGTAGGGCGCGGCGGGTCGGAAATCCTCGATCCGCATATGCACGGCCTCGACCCGGCTCAGCCCGGCCAGCCCGATCACGTTGCGCAGGAAGCGGATGCGCTTGGCTGCACTGTCCAGCAGGCAGAAATCGCGCCGGCGCTCGCAGGCGGCCAGCACAAAGCCCGGCAGGCCCGCGCCCGTCCCGACATCCAGGATGCGGTCCCCGTGAAGATACGGGCGCAGGGTCAGGCTGTCGAGGATGTGGCGGGGGATCCACTGCTGGGGGTCACGCACGGCGGTCAGGTTATGCACCCGGTTCCAGCGCCCGAGCTGCTCGAGATAGATCGCCAGGGCCTCGATGGCGGCTGCGTCCAGCGCCCACTCGTCGGCGACGGCGCCCAGGGCCGCCCGCCAGTCGTTACTCGCCACTGGCGCGCTGCTTCAGGTGAACAGCCAGAGCCGAAAGCGCGGCCGGGGTCACGCCCGGGATGCGCTGGGCCTGACCCAGCGTGTGCGGACGGAATTCGGCGAGTTTCTGGCGGATCTCGTTGGACAGACCATGCACCCGCGCGTAGTCGAGGTTGTCCGGCAGCGCCGTCTGATCGGCCTTCGCCTGGCGCGCGACCTCGGCCTGCTGGCGTTCGATGTACCCGGCGTATCTGGCCTGAATCTCGGCCTGCTCGCGCACGTCCGGCGTGCAGCCCGCATCCAGTTCCGGGAGTGCCTGCATCAGGGCGTCATAGTCGGCCTCCGGTCGGCGCAGCAGGTCGAGCAGTGTGGCATCCGGCTCCGGGGCCTTGCCGAGGAGCTCGACCAGGGCCGGGCGGCTGCGCTGATCCCGGTCCGGTCGCGTCTGTGCAAGCCTGCTCATTTCCGACTCGATCGCGGCGGCGCGGCGCTCGAACCGTGCCCAGCGGGCATCGTCGACCAGGCCATGTTCGCGCCCGACCGGGGTCAGGCGCAGATCCGCGTTGTCCTCGCGCAACAGCAGCCGGTACTCGGCGCGCGACGTGAACATGCGGTAGGGCTCCTGCGTGCCGCGGGTGACCAGGTCGTCGATCAGCACACCGATATAGGCCTCGGAACGCTGCGGGATCCAGGGTTCGGCGTCCCGGGTCAGGCGGGCGGCATTCAGTCCGGCGACCAGGCCCTGGGCGGCGGCCTCTTCGTATCCGGTGGTGCCGTTGATCTGCCCGGCGAAGAACAGATTGGCCACCTCCCGCGTGGCCAGCGATGGGCGCAGGCCGCGCGGGTCGAAGTAGTCGTACTCGATCGCGTAGCCCGGACGGGTAATGCGCGCGTGCTCGAAGCCCTCGATGCTCTGCACCAGCGGCACCTGGATCGCATAGGGCAGGGAGGTGGAGATGCCGTTTGGGTAGAGCTCGTGGGTGGTCAGCCCCTCCGGCTCGACGAAGACCTGGTGGCTGGTCTTGTCGGCAAAGCGCACGACCTTGTCCTCGATCGAGGGGCAGTACCGCGGTCCGGTGCTGTCGATCTGGCCGGAGTACATCGGCGCCTGATCGAGGTTGGCGCGGATCAGGTCATGGGTCCGCTCGCTCGTACGCGCGATATGACAGGGGCGCTGTTCCGGGTGGTCGCCGGGCGAGCCGGTGAACGAGAACACCGGGCGCGGGTCATCGCCCGGCTGCACCTCGAGGCGCGAGAAGTCGACACTGCGCCCGTCGATGCGCGGCGGGGTGCCGGTCTTCAGGCGCCCGACCGCAAAGGCCATATCGCGCAGGCGCGCGGCCAGGCGCACGCTCGGCGGATCGCCCGCCCGCCCGCCCGGCTGCTGGGTCAGCCCGGTATGCATCTGGCCGTTGAGGAAGGTCCCCACCGTCAGCACGACGGCGCGAGCCGTAAACGCAAGGCCCGCCTCGGTGACCACACCGGTCACGCGATCGCCCTCCATGGTGATGTCGGCCACCGGCTGCTGGAAGATCTGCAGATTCGGTTCGGCCTCCACGAACTGGCGGATGGCCTGGCGGTAGAGCTGCCGGTCGGACTGGGCGCGGGTCGCGCGCACCGCCGGACCCTTGCGCCTATTGAGGATGCGGAAATGGATGCCGGCGGCATCCGCCGCGCGCGCCATCACGCCCCCCAGGGCATCGATCTCCTTGACCAGGTGGCCCTTGCCAATGCCGCCGATCGCCGGATTGCAGCTCATCTGGCCAATGGTCTCGATGTTATGGGTCAGCAGCAGCGTGCGCGCACCCGCGCGTGCCGCGGCCAGAGCGGCCTCGGTGCCGGCGTGTCCGCCGCCAATCACGATGAC is part of the Thioalkalivibrio sp. K90mix genome and harbors:
- the mnmG gene encoding tRNA uridine-5-carboxymethylaminomethyl(34) synthesis enzyme MnmG, giving the protein MAEEFDVIVIGGGHAGTEAALAAARAGARTLLLTHNIETIGQMSCNPAIGGIGKGHLVKEIDALGGVMARAADAAGIHFRILNRRKGPAVRATRAQSDRQLYRQAIRQFVEAEPNLQIFQQPVADITMEGDRVTGVVTEAGLAFTARAVVLTVGTFLNGQMHTGLTQQPGGRAGDPPSVRLAARLRDMAFAVGRLKTGTPPRIDGRSVDFSRLEVQPGDDPRPVFSFTGSPGDHPEQRPCHIARTSERTHDLIRANLDQAPMYSGQIDSTGPRYCPSIEDKVVRFADKTSHQVFVEPEGLTTHELYPNGISTSLPYAIQVPLVQSIEGFEHARITRPGYAIEYDYFDPRGLRPSLATREVANLFFAGQINGTTGYEEAAAQGLVAGLNAARLTRDAEPWIPQRSEAYIGVLIDDLVTRGTQEPYRMFTSRAEYRLLLREDNADLRLTPVGREHGLVDDARWARFERRAAAIESEMSRLAQTRPDRDQRSRPALVELLGKAPEPDATLLDLLRRPEADYDALMQALPELDAGCTPDVREQAEIQARYAGYIERQQAEVARQAKADQTALPDNLDYARVHGLSNEIRQKLAEFRPHTLGQAQRIPGVTPAALSALAVHLKQRASGE
- the rsmG gene encoding 16S rRNA (guanine(527)-N(7))-methyltransferase RsmG; translation: MASNDWRAALGAVADEWALDAAAIEALAIYLEQLGRWNRVHNLTAVRDPQQWIPRHILDSLTLRPYLHGDRILDVGTGAGLPGFVLAACERRRDFCLLDSAAKRIRFLRNVIGLAGLSRVEAVHMRIEDFRPAAPYTTVLARAFKAPADMVARVAPQVATGGRVLAMLGQRSVADAPLPAPWSYRSVDPVTIPGETAERHIAIIERAET
- a CDS encoding ParA family protein, giving the protein MTDTLAITNQKGGVGKTTTCVNLAASLARLGKRVLVVDLDPQGNATTGSGVDKHADDPTSCEVLLGQATVPEAAHRVEGGFDLVPANGDLTVAEVRLMDQERREYRLRDALAPVAGDYDHILIDCPPSLNLLTVNGLVAADGVVIPMQCEYYALEGLTALMRTIESIQKGPNPQLRIAGLLRTMFDPRNRLSGDVSDQLTGHFGERVFRTVIPRNIRLAEAPSFGQPALLYDASSRGAVAYLALAGEMLRR